A portion of the Streptomyces coeruleoprunus genome contains these proteins:
- a CDS encoding amidohydrolase family protein, producing MGSNEAEAVREFGGRLGIPGLFDVHTHFMPERVLRKVWAYFDAVGPLTGLEWPITYREEEDRRVELLREFGVVRFTSMIYPHKPGMAAWLNEWAEGFSRRVPECLRTGTLYPEPGVEGYVRDALHGGVRVFKVHLQVGDFDPCDPSLDTAWGLIEDARVPVVIHCGSGPAPGAYTGPGPVGRLLARHPRLRLIVAHMGMPEYGEFLDLVERYDEVRLDTTMAFTDFSERFAPFPDGERKRLLDLGDRVLLGSDFPNIPYGYLHQLHALERLGLGEEWLRLVCYENGARLFGAPPA from the coding sequence ATGGGTTCGAACGAGGCTGAGGCGGTCCGGGAGTTCGGCGGGCGACTCGGCATTCCAGGACTCTTCGATGTGCACACGCACTTCATGCCCGAGCGCGTCCTCCGCAAGGTCTGGGCCTACTTCGACGCCGTCGGGCCCCTCACCGGGCTCGAATGGCCCATCACGTACCGCGAGGAGGAGGACCGGCGCGTCGAACTGCTGAGGGAGTTCGGCGTCGTACGGTTCACCTCGATGATCTACCCGCACAAGCCCGGCATGGCCGCCTGGCTCAATGAGTGGGCCGAAGGGTTCAGCAGGCGGGTGCCGGAGTGTCTGCGGACCGGGACCCTCTACCCCGAGCCCGGCGTGGAGGGCTATGTCCGGGACGCTCTCCACGGTGGTGTCCGCGTTTTCAAGGTCCACCTCCAAGTGGGGGACTTCGACCCCTGCGATCCGTCGCTCGACACGGCGTGGGGACTCATCGAGGACGCCCGCGTGCCCGTCGTCATCCACTGCGGATCCGGGCCGGCGCCCGGTGCGTACACCGGGCCCGGGCCCGTCGGTCGGCTGCTCGCGCGGCATCCGCGGCTGCGGCTGATCGTCGCCCACATGGGGATGCCCGAGTACGGCGAATTCCTCGATCTGGTCGAGCGGTACGACGAGGTGCGGCTCGACACGACCATGGCGTTCACCGACTTCAGCGAACGGTTCGCCCCCTTTCCCGACGGGGAGCGCAAGCGGCTGCTGGACCTCGGTGACCGGGTGCTGCTCGGCAGCGACTTCCCGAACATCCCGTACGGGTACCTCCACCAGCTCCACGCCCTGGAACGGCTGGGGCTGGGGGAGGAGTGGTTGCGGCTCGTCTGTTACGAGAACGGGGCGCGGCTCTTCGGGGCACCACCCGCTTGA
- a CDS encoding protein-tyrosine phosphatase family protein: MGETWGPGDRGVLRLPSGRLVRGRGLRRGLPGGVLPDFGVYLLGAAPPVVEWESRWVRWPDFWVPRRHEEAIQALREAWERAGRERVEVACGGGIGRTGTALACLAVIDGVPARRAVAYVRAHYHPRAVETPWQRRYVRRFGDVAQ, from the coding sequence GTGGGGGAGACCTGGGGGCCTGGAGATCGCGGGGTTCTGCGGTTGCCCTCCGGGCGGCTCGTGCGGGGGCGGGGCCTGCGGCGGGGGCTGCCGGGAGGGGTTCTGCCGGACTTCGGGGTGTATTTGCTGGGGGCGGCTCCGCCCGTTGTGGAGTGGGAGTCGCGGTGGGTGCGGTGGCCGGACTTCTGGGTGCCACGGCGGCATGAGGAGGCGATCCAAGCCCTGCGGGAGGCTTGGGAGCGGGCCGGCCGGGAGCGGGTGGAGGTCGCCTGCGGTGGGGGGATCGGGCGGACCGGGACCGCGCTCGCCTGTCTCGCCGTCATCGACGGGGTGCCTGCCCGGCGGGCCGTCGCGTACGTGCGGGCCCACTACCATCCGCGGGCCGTCGAGACGCCCTGGCAGAGGCGCTACGTGCGGCGCTTCGGTGACGTGGCACAGTGA
- a CDS encoding sulfite exporter TauE/SafE family protein, protein MTTDKDLAPIRSTHATPLVFGAGAAVGVLGGMIGLGGAEFRLPLLIGLFGFAALSAVILNKAMSLVVVLVALPARLAAVPAADVAAHWPVAVNLLAGSLLGAWAGATWAVRMRSSTLYKVLAALMVLMAAALMATHSATLGTLALPLWAQVPVGVLAGFGIGVVAAIMGVAGGELLIPTIVLLFAVDIKTAGSLSLLVSLPTMLVAFARYSRDGSFAVLGAHLRFTLVMIGGSIAGAALGGLLLGVFSDLVLIPALALILLISAAKLVRHERV, encoded by the coding sequence ATGACCACCGACAAGGACCTCGCGCCCATACGTTCGACGCATGCGACGCCGTTGGTGTTCGGTGCCGGAGCAGCCGTCGGCGTTCTCGGCGGGATGATCGGTTTGGGCGGCGCGGAATTCCGACTGCCCCTGCTGATCGGCCTGTTCGGGTTCGCCGCGCTCTCGGCGGTCATCCTGAACAAGGCGATGAGCCTGGTCGTGGTCCTGGTCGCGCTGCCCGCCCGCCTGGCCGCGGTGCCGGCCGCCGATGTGGCCGCGCACTGGCCTGTAGCGGTCAACCTGCTGGCCGGGAGCCTGCTGGGGGCCTGGGCCGGGGCGACGTGGGCGGTACGGATGCGCAGCTCCACGCTGTACAAGGTGCTCGCGGCGCTGATGGTGCTCATGGCGGCAGCCCTGATGGCCACCCACAGCGCCACCCTGGGGACGCTCGCGCTGCCGCTGTGGGCGCAGGTACCCGTCGGGGTACTGGCCGGCTTCGGCATCGGTGTGGTCGCCGCCATCATGGGCGTGGCCGGCGGCGAGCTGCTGATTCCGACGATCGTGCTGCTGTTCGCGGTGGACATCAAGACGGCGGGAAGCCTGTCGCTGCTGGTCTCGCTGCCCACCATGCTCGTCGCCTTCGCCCGCTACAGCCGTGACGGCAGCTTCGCGGTGCTGGGCGCCCACCTCCGCTTCACCCTGGTCATGATCGGAGGCTCGATCGCCGGGGCGGCGCTGGGCGGGCTGCTCCTGGGCGTGTTCTCGGATCTGGTGCTCATCCCGGCGCTGGCCCTGATCCTGCTGATCTCCGCGGCCAAGCTCGTCCGGCACGAGCGAGTGTGA
- a CDS encoding antibiotic biosynthesis monooxygenase: MSHHLVGGLEPPYYTVVFTSVQTQELEGYGEVAVRMGQLVKDVPGFLGLDSARTPGGVGITVAYFRDEEAIAAWRRNLEHQEAQRRGREQWYQRYSVHVGRVERSYGFERG; the protein is encoded by the coding sequence ATGAGCCATCACCTCGTCGGCGGTCTCGAACCGCCCTACTACACCGTCGTGTTCACCTCCGTGCAGACCCAGGAGCTCGAAGGGTACGGCGAGGTCGCCGTGCGCATGGGGCAGCTGGTCAAGGACGTTCCCGGGTTCCTCGGGCTCGACTCCGCCCGTACGCCCGGCGGCGTCGGGATCACCGTCGCGTACTTCCGCGACGAGGAGGCCATTGCCGCCTGGCGCCGCAATCTGGAGCACCAGGAGGCCCAGCGGCGCGGGCGCGAGCAGTGGTACCAGCGCTACAGCGTCCATGTGGGGAGGGTCGAGCGGAGCTATGGGTTCGAACGAGGCTGA
- a CDS encoding DUF2797 domain-containing protein, whose amino-acid sequence MSPWRCAGLRWRGEGASLLWAGGRASSLVPGQAVAFRAVGERLCGGARGNPCPLAAVVAARSTSGVCEECARLDRVHSVAADTALDDPRVFRVYLAWFGRGLVKVGITAEERGDARLLEQGAVAFTWLGRGALMAARRAEAVLGAGLGLPDRVPYAAKRLARVGLPGPDVRAREVHRLYDDALGVSGWQDTLERLPLDVQDHVGAFGLAGLERVDGVVAGLVDGGCLRGVLDAVAGPDLHLRPADGRFVVLDARLMRGWELSGEGVGADLSLPVVPVPPGVQGGLF is encoded by the coding sequence ATGAGTCCCTGGCGGTGTGCCGGTTTGAGGTGGCGTGGGGAGGGCGCCTCTCTGCTCTGGGCCGGGGGGCGGGCCAGTTCCCTTGTTCCTGGGCAGGCCGTTGCCTTTCGGGCTGTCGGGGAGCGGCTGTGCGGCGGTGCTCGTGGCAATCCCTGTCCCCTGGCCGCCGTGGTCGCCGCGCGCAGCACCAGTGGCGTCTGCGAGGAGTGTGCTCGGCTTGATCGGGTGCATTCCGTCGCCGCTGATACCGCCCTTGACGATCCTCGCGTCTTCCGGGTGTACCTGGCCTGGTTCGGGCGCGGCCTCGTCAAGGTGGGGATCACCGCGGAGGAGCGGGGTGATGCCCGGTTGCTGGAGCAGGGCGCTGTGGCCTTCACCTGGCTCGGGCGCGGGGCGCTGATGGCCGCCCGGCGGGCCGAAGCCGTGCTCGGTGCCGGCCTCGGGCTGCCCGACCGGGTCCCGTACGCCGCCAAGCGGCTCGCCCGGGTCGGGTTGCCCGGTCCCGACGTACGGGCTCGTGAGGTGCATCGGCTCTACGACGACGCGCTCGGCGTATCCGGGTGGCAGGACACGCTGGAGCGGCTTCCGCTCGACGTGCAGGACCACGTCGGTGCCTTTGGGCTCGCCGGTCTCGAACGGGTCGACGGGGTGGTGGCGGGGCTCGTCGACGGGGGGTGCTTGCGAGGGGTCCTCGATGCCGTCGCCGGGCCCGATCTCCATCTGCGTCCGGCCGACGGGCGGTTCGTCGTCCTCGACGCGCGGCTGATGCGAGGGTGGGAGCTGTCGGGTGAGGGGGTCGGTGCCGACCTCTCCCTGCCTGTCGTCCCCGTTCCGCCCGGTGTTCAGGGCGGGCTCTTCTGA